The sequence below is a genomic window from Trichosurus vulpecula isolate mTriVul1 chromosome 5, mTriVul1.pri, whole genome shotgun sequence.
CCCCAGTTCTGCCTCCAGGTGTAGCAGGGCTGTATTGATCTGCTCCATCTGGATGGCATAGCGGGTCTCCACCTCCCTCAGGCTGTCCTCCAAGCTGGTTTTCTGTTCAGAGACAAAGGAGTGAGTGGGACTGAAGGGGAAGGAGGTATCCAGTGGGGTAATAGTTCTGCCATCTGTTTACTGTGGGACAGTTAGCAAGGTACTTGTTCTTTCTAGTACTCAGatccttcctttgtaaaatgccaaggtaccttccagttctgatTTTCTATGAATCAGAGTACAGGGAGAGAGAAGTAAAGCAGGTAGGGATGGAATAAGCAGGCCCTGAGATGGGAGGAATGGGAAAGAGTAGAGCCAGTTGGATATTCTCACCAGATTTCTAAGGGAATCCAGGTCAATCTCTAGGGACTGGACCGTACGTTTCAGCTCGGTGACAgtgtttctggctgcttccacCTCCTCAGATCTTGTGTTGATCGCCACAGTGCTCTCTTCAATCTGTCCAGGGAGAGGAAATATGGCTTCTCTCAGTGTCCAGTTAAGAGCTCTGTCCTCATGTCCCTTTCTCAATTCCTGCCTTCCCAGGACCCATGTCTCAGCTCTCCTACCCTCCCCAAGCCTCCACCCCTGAGAGGTTTTCTCTGCTCACCTGCTGGGACCAGTATTTATCAAGCTCCTCTCTGTTCTTCTGAGCCAGAGCGTCATACTGGGCTCGTATATCAGCCATGACCTTGCTCAAGTCCTGAGATTTGGGGGAGTCCACTTCCACGGTCAGCCCGGAGCCTGCGATTTGGGCTTGTAGAGAATTCACCtcctgggatttaaaaaaaaaagtaggtggGGAGAATGGGTCACAACTTATTAAAAATGTCTGACCGAACACCACTGATGATCGTGAAGGATACAGGGGGCACAGAAGGAGCCATCCGATGAAACCATATCCTCCCCACCGGACTTCTGCCTCAGCCAGACTGCCAACGGCAATTCTAGAGTCTTTACTTTATGagccttcttttcccctccccccacttctctccctaggcttctgattcttttttctatagattgtttcttcatctatcttttccttcttcctctcctcttccctttgacTTGTCCCTGTCTTCTTCCAAACTCTGTACCACTTTCTCCTCCTCACTCTTTTCTAGCTAACCCTCTCCAGACTTGGCTTTGCTCTCCTTGCCATCCTCCTGGCACTGCTACCCCGTCATCCTAGCTTCCTTCTTGCCTCAGACTGTTTACTATCCTCTTTATTAGACTATAATTCAAACGAACTGgaggaaatatttattttcaatacaTATGACTTGCCAGTGTCGTTAATGGCCTGGTTAAAACAGTGTAGACATGTAGTCTCTAAACTTCTCTATGAGGCTCCTATATGTGGTTACACCCTCTCATCCCATTTCTAAGActgggtttctttgtttttccttatcaGGATGCCTGGGCAACCGAATCTTCAAAAGCCTGGacagtataatagaaagaatgctgaaattaggagtcagaggacctgggtttgaaccccaactctgctacttaatatctgcatgactttgggcaacttgTTTCAGTTTTCCAGTTGTGAAATGAGAAACTAGATAATCCTAAGGTCCCTTTTTGGCTCGAAGTCTTACTATCTCACTGCTGAGAGATCTCTGCCTTCCCTCATCGCTCACCTCTTCATGGTTCTTCTTCATGAAGATCAGCTCTTCCTTCAGGGTTTCAATCTCTGTCTCCAGTTGCAGCCTGGTCACATTGGTGTCATCAATGACCTTCCGGAGGCCGTGAATGTCATTTTCTACAGACTGTCTCATGGCCAGCTCTGCTTCATACCTAGGAAGGTGGCAtgggggtggaaggagagagaagtctgaagggccacccccacccccatctcaaaCCGAAACCTATAGCCATCCTAACCCTAGTCCCATAGCCATCCCAAACTAATTTCCATCTCAAATATTAGGTATTTTAACCCCATCCCTTAAGTCCCACCATATTTTTAAACTCCAAATGAAGTACCTAAACTTAACCCTGATAATCCTACTGACTCACTTGACTCTGAAGTCATCAGCCGCCAGACGGGCATTATCAATCTGTAGGACGATTCTGGCATTGTCCACTGAGCTTGCATAgatctgggggagggggacagggaaaAAAGACAAGGAGGTAGCTTCATGAGTAGGGATCATACATGGGAAAGGAGGATCCCTAACATAGGGTTATGTCCCTCAGGGCATGTTCCCTTGCCTCTATCACCTACCAGTATTCCAGACTAATTGTACCCTAGATTCTGTCCTCCAGATCCCAGTAACAACCACTAGCAACTATCTCAGCAAACCATGTTTCCCAAGGCTATACCTGGGTTCCTTCCCTCCCAGGCCCTGGGGAACCAGTTGCaaagctcccctcccccaccccttcaccTGCAGCTTTGTCTAAAGCACCTGCTTTTCCACTCCCTCCCAAAAGGGGTGAGGGAAGCAAGTCCCTCCTACCAATTCTATTGTTTACCCTTAGGTGACTCAGCTATATCCGTTTAACCCTCTCACTGGAGGGCATCTGAGAACCCGGGCTTTGGCGGCCCTCTTTAAAGgacattcatttttctcctaccCTCAAAACTCATTGCTCCCTCTTCCAGTCTCCTCTCTTTGCTTAGGTAAAACCTCTTCCTTGACAGAGAAGCCTTTCTTGGGACCTTATGGCTTGGGCATTTGGGGGAAATAAGTGCTTTCCTTGCCTTCCCGCTTCCCTGCCTTCAACaagagaggcagaaggaaatgAGCAGCAGGGTGTGGAAGGAGAGGAGAGTCCGTTACCCTTTGGGATTCAAGTCTTACAGGGTTGgggaggccacgtgtggcctcgggGGACGCAGGTCCCCCTCTCCTGTTAACCTAGGACAACAGCATGGGTTAGGAGTTTTCTAGTTAGTAGACTGGGAAGAATACTGTCAGGCCCCAGTAAAGGGCTGCTTAGGGGAGAGTCTGGGGAAAGTCTCAGTCCCTCCTTTTTCTCGAGTTTTCCCTCCCTAATTCTCTGTCCTCAAGCCTTGCCTAAGGCGACTTCCAACATTTCCAAATTAAAGGGCAGGAGTTGTCAAAAAAGACAGCaagagaaggaagcaaggaagcaagaGGAAGACCCATCAGGGGTCTTGGAGGTCAGAATTGCGGGGCTGTGGGTTGGGGTGCACAAAGGGACACTCCTGCCTCTTCCATCCTCACCTGCGCCCGCAGATCCTCAATCGTCTTGAAATAGTGCCCCCATTCTCtggtctgaggtcccttcttgtcCATATGCTCCCTGATTTTCCCTTCTAGTTTGCGGTTCTCGGTCTCCAGGCTCCGCACGCGCTCCAGATAGGAGGCGAGGCGGTCGTTGAGATCCTGCATGGTCTCCTTCTCCCCCTGGATCCCCCCGATCCCGACCAGGCCCCCGGTCCCCCAGTTCCCGCGGAAGCTGGTGGTGCGGGCCGTGGAGATTCGCGAGCCAGAGCCGCCGGCGCCTGCATAGACGCTGGCGGCGCTGCTGGCTGGCCGGATCCGGTGGCTGGGAGCCTGGACCGATCCCAGGGAGCGGTAGTTGGTGGAGAAGGTGGTGGAGCGGGTAGTGAAACTCATGATGTCGCTGGAAGAGAGCTGGTCGCAATCTGAATTGTCAGAAGGGTGGGTGAGAGCACACTGGCTTTATAgtcaggagggaaaggggagggggctcTGGCCAGGGCTGGCTCCGCCCCACCCTGCTCCGGAAGGCGCAcaggtagataaatagatggcTGGAGGGTTTTGAGCTCTTCCTGTCGCAGATCCCGGGTCTCGCCCGCCTCTCCCCACACTCCCTGCTGTCCCTCCCCCAAGGTGGGAGGAAAACAGGTGTGTGGGCCCTGGGGCGGAGGTTTCAGGTCAGGAAATGACGTCCCCCCTTTCCCTGCTACACCCAAGTTAGGTGAAGCTGAAGGCCAGGGAGAGGGGGATGCTCCAGCCTGAGATTTGGAGGTGTCAGAGAAGCACTTGTTGCTAACCTCCAGCCTTAAGTTCTCTTATCAGACAAGAGCCAGACAAGAAGCAGGATGTTCAGCACCCCACCTTCTTACCGTCCCTGTCACAAACTTACGGCCCTGCAAACATTCACTCTCAACACATCCTCATACACTTTCAgacttaaacacacacatatctttaCAGACTCACAAACACACTAGCAAATAATTTTCTATACTCCCTGGAACATACATCAACAAATAATTGAGAACCCACTTAGCTAGGTGTTGAAGAAGATGCTTTCACATATCACCGAGGCTTcaccactaacctgctctgtgacATTGGACGAGTCTccttgagtctcaatttctttaaaatagagtctgtaaaatagagatactaTTGTACCAAAAGGCAGCCTATCATAGTGGAAAGCAAACCTCTCAGtcaagaaagacctgggttcacttTGACACTTGTTGgctgtgtaacccagggcaaatcacttaacatctcagtggcCAAAGGCTACTCTCTTTCTTAATAATATTgtgttattttcccaattacacataaaaacaattgttaacatccattctctctccttccctcctctcccctctccctgagacagggatttgatatagattatacatgtgcagtcatgcaaaacatatttctatattagtcatattatgaaagaaaacacagacaaaaaatgagaaaaataaagtaaaaaatagtatgctttgatctttattcagactccatcagttctttttctggaggaggatagtatttttcatgataagtccttcagaattgtctcagatcattgtattgctgggaatagttAAATCacccacagttgatcatcctacaatattgctgttactgccaAAGGCTACTTTCTAAGGCTATAAGTTGTAGAGGTGCCTACCTGCACTTGTGGAGGAAATCCCCATTTTAATGCCCCGATGAAAGCACaaatcctattaaaaacaaaaccccacaacATTATACTTTGTACTGCACGGGGAATTTCTGAAAGGAAAACTCTTCATAAACCATAAAGCTCTGTGAAATGTGAGCTGCCTCTAGATGCCCTCCTACACGTTCATATTtttttgtgtacacacacatttttaagttCCTTCCAGTCGCTTTTACACTCCCAGGTCACCTCTAAACCGCTCTCTGTTTCATTGCTTGTCTTGCCCAAGGGGTCTGGGGACCCTCATTGTCCATCCTGCACAGCTGAGGTACTAGCTTCAAAGGGTTGTCATTGCCTCCTTCAGGAAATCCACTTTCATTAAGAATTCCAGTTAGCCACAAATAGCCTCAGGGGAGATCCCACTCCTGCCCTACACCAGGGatcaagtcaagttaacaagcatttattaagcgcctgccatatgccaggcaccctgctaagcactagggatacaaggaagggcaaaaacagtccttgtcttcaagtagctcacaatataatgggaaagataacatgCAGACGGCTatctacaaacaagatatatacagaatggactggaaagggaaggcactagcattgagtcagggaaaggcttcttgcagaaggtaggattttggttgaaatttgaagaaagtcagggaagccagaaagcagagatgaggaaagagagaattccaggcatggggcagcCAGGGAAAATTCCCAGAGtgaagaaatggaatgtcatgttgAGGACAGCATGGAGGTCAGTGTCACCGGACTGGAGAGTactcaaagaggagagagaaatccaCCTCCCTCCTAAATTAATCGGGGGAATTAGAGGTCGGATGCTTTTCAGTCCTCTGAACTTTTATCCCTAGCTGGACTTGGCTCCCACTCCCCAGccattttggttgtttttgttctttgctccCTAACCTCTTGATTTTTATATAACTCTCTGTTGGATATAGGggatggcagggggaggggagaaaatgggaaggagagaTCCTAGGGGTGATGTAAGGTAGATGGAAGTGTTCCTGGGCTGAGGGTTATCCAGTAAACGCTGTGTAGTTACACAGTTGAGTCACCATTTAGCATTTGTTTGCCGTCCCCAGACCCTGGCTCCCAGTATAGTGTAGTGGAAAGTGCAGGGTATTGAGTCACAGAATGTAGCTTTGggtgggcctctgtttcttcatctgtaaaatggggaggttgagCTAGGTAATTAATaaggccccttcctgctctaattGTGTTGATCCCAAGTTTTTCCTATACACTAAACAGCGTGGGCTGGTAGGGGTGAGACTCTGATGGAAGAAGGGAAGATGCTGGGGGcagacagaagggagagagaagccaTAGCGAGTGCCTACAATGAAAATGACATACAAAACAGCTTGCAAATAAGTGCCCAGTCTTTTGCATTAGCAGCGTCCCAGTATCTGCTGCAGGCTGGGAAGTTTCACCTTGAGGCTTTTTTTCTTACCTCCCCTGGGTACAGGCACTAGGACTAGTTTTCTAAATTTCCAGTTACAAGCATAGCATAAGAGATAGCCTGGGCATATAATTTAGTTACAAGTGTACTGTCTTGTACCGAGTACTATTGTTTTATGCATTCATCTTGTCGCCTCTAATGAGGctgtaatttccttcttcagacttCATTGTCTGGATTCAGACCTAGGTTCACATCTGACCCTTGCCACTTAACAATTTGGTGACCTGGGACAACTTGCTTcagccctctgggcctcagtttctctacttATAAAATGTGAGTGAAAATACTGAAACTCTCCAGACCTTGTAGGGTTTTTGGGaggaaagcactctgcaaaccctAAGAAttacagaaatgtgagctattacagtaggtgttcaataaatatttgttggttcaCTCATCCATTGCCCATTCattcaggcaataaacatttactgagaaCCTGCTTTGCACAGTGAATACAAAAGTGAATCAGCCAATGTATCTGTCCTGCCCAAGAGCTCACAGTATAGTTGAGGAGACCAGGAATATACACAGATAATTAATATATAAGGTGTTATTATAACtaatagcaagcacttaatacatgctttgtCTAATAGTTTGTATGACacttaaatgctttacaaagtgttttccccaCACTTTCTCTGAGGCCAACAGTGAATAAATTATTaatcctcactttgcagatgagaaaaccacgGCTCAGAGAGTTAAATTGAATCACCCAAGGTAACACAGTTAGTAAACATTAGAGTCTAGGCTCAGACCCAAGTTTCTCAACTCCTGTCCAGGACTCTTCACTCTTTTGATTGGACCaatcaaggaaggctttgtgAAAGTGGTAGGATCTAAGTTACTTGACTGGCCATAAGTCCTCTCCCACAAGAAGGGCAGGGCCATAGTCTTTGGTTTTCTATCACTTACCCAAAGTATCCAGTCATATAAAACAGATTCAACCTCAAGCCTagtctagcacagtacctagtgTCTAACAGAGGGCTCTGTACATATCAGACTTAAAATAATGCATATTGAATTGGTTGAATATGGGAGAGTTTACAATGACAAGAAAAACAACTGCCTGCTTTTAGCCCCATACCTTTCACCACAAAGAAGTCCTGAGTCAAGGGTTACCACAAAGTACCAGCCACCAAAGTGGACAGATCAAGAGTagattctttcttcttcattcctgGTAGGAAGTGCCTTGCAATCTAAAGAATACTGAGCCCCCTTTTTCCTGCTAcatgtctagtagacatcttaaactcagtctGTCCAGAATAGAACTTAGTATCTTTTCATCTAccaggatggggaacctgcggctttgaggccacaatgtggccttctaggtccttgggtgcagccttttaactgagtccaagttttgcagaacaaatccttttattaaggggatttgttctatgaagtttggattcagtcaaagggctgcacttgaggacctagagggccacaagtggccttgagggccccaggttccccactcttgctAAACCCCTTCCCCGGTACCTTCTCTATTGAGAACAACACCATCCAGCCAGTCCTTCCGGCTCCCAACCCAGGAATCATCGTCAGCTCCTCATTATCTCTCGCTCCCATATGCAATCTGTTGCCAATGCCTATGGATTTCATTTTTGCAACACCTCTTTGATATGAATACTTTGTCTTCTCTCCACTGACCCTGCCACTACtttagtgcaggccctcattacctcatgcctgaactatttCAGTAGCCTACTAGAGGGTCTGCCTGTCTCACTCtagttttttctcctttcagGCACTAAAGTGATCGTCCTAAAGCTCAAGTCTGATCATGTCGACTCCCTATTCGGTAAACTCCAGGGACTATCTATtgcttccaggagcaaatacaaaatgctctgtttggcattcagagctctttataacctagccccctagTACTCTTCCAGTCATCTTACACCTTTACTCTttgacatgtactctttgatccaatgacactggctttctggctgttccacaaaacaagacactccatatttttgctctgggaattttctctgactgtcctcctgcctggaacactctcccacCTTAGCTCTgtttactgacctccctggcttcaagtcccaactaaaatcctccCTTCTACAAGAAGATAGATTACTTccccaatcccttttaattctagtgccttccttcttttaattatttcctattcatcctgtatgtAGTTTACTTTGTATCcatttgtatgttatctcccccattagattgtaagcttgttGAGGCTAAGGActatctcttgcctctttttgtatccccagcccttagtacagtgcctggcacatagtaagtacttaataaatgttgactgaggTATTGAATTATAGTTTGTCCAAATGGTAAAAAACCTCAcaggtcatctcatccaaacttctgattttaaaaaattaaattaatttttattctgaacttaaacattaaaaaaagtttccacATACACAGAACACAAAAATGAAGATTATTGATGAAAttgaaaaattctattttataatactttatttttataattgtccAATCTGTCcgttcttccttttgttttcttctgcacATTTAAAAAAGTCTTTCAATGGCTGTCTTTTGGGGGCATCATTATTCCTACTGCCTTAAATCTTCTATCCCCAAGtaaaaaccaagagaaatttagaaaaaaaagccCCCAAACAAACCTATAACAAAAAAGTCTAGTCAAGCCAACAAACCCACACAATTGGCTCTGGCCAAAAACATGTGTCTCCTCCATCCTGGATCTATCACCTTGCTGTCAGGAGGTGGGTCATATGCTTCATCATGGTTCCTCTGGAGATGTGGTtggctttgatcagagttctgtcaaggtcatttttctttttaaaaattgttctccagggactgctcatttcactttgcgtaAGCTCACTCTCTGAACTTGCTTCCTTTGTCATTTCCTATatcatagtaatattccattgcattcatataacacaatttgttaagccattccccacaTCGATGAGCACCCTCTTTGATActagctctttttttctttttctcttccttccttccttccttatctccactGACCCTGCTCCTACTTTAGTGCAGGTCCTTATTACCTCATGCCTGAACTACCCTCCCTGCTggagggtctgcctgcctccctcTAGTCTATTCTCCTTTCAGGCACTAAAGTGATCATCCTAAAGCTCAAGTCTGATCACGTTGaccccctattcagtaaacttcaGGAACTacctattgcttccaggagcaaatacaaaatgctcttccttccttccttccttccttccttccttccttccttccttccttccttccttccttccttccttccttccttccttccttccttccttccttccttccttcctatttcatTTTAATCACCGCCCTCCCCCTTCAGGCTCAGGGAGTTTGTTTAGCTTGCCACTGTTCTCTCCccagtatttctctctctcttaactGCCCCTTTGTTCCtcccaaagccctcattttacagatgaataaactgaggtctagagacttaccttaggtcacacaggtagtaagtggcataTCGGGGATTTAGGACCGGGGTCTCCTGTATTACCAGGCCTGTGTTCCTTCCACTGTATTGCACTGACTGGTTTTGGGGCCAGTTTAAGGGAGTATTCATATGAGAACCACAGACTGAAAGAAACCAAATCCTGGGTAATTCAGGGCCATGTTTGCTAAATTTAGGAGAATGGCATTCTTTGTATCCAGTCAACTACCACTGGGCTCTGACATCTATGACCCTGATAGATTTTTTGATTCTGTCCCAACAGGCTCTGTTAAAAGAATACTGTGCCCATTCTAAGGGGTGGCTAAGTAGGGAAGCAGatggagtgcagggcctggagtcaggaagacatgagtttaaatgtgacctcagaaacttgctagccgtgtgaccctgagcaagtcacttaattaaccctgtttgccttagtttcctcatctgtcagatgagaaggtaatagcaaaccagtccagtacctgccaagaaagccctaaaaaGGAATCGAGgtgagtcagacacgactggaatgactgagcaacaacagcaATGCCCATTCCGTCCTCCGGGCCTTCTTCTCTCTGAAGGCTACTTGAGATTCTTGCTAGGTGGGATGGGCCAAAGGGGAGAGAGCCGGGCAAGCCAGACCTTATCTCTGCCGTCTGCATTCCTGACCtgttgcagcagcagcagaggcagaTGCCATTCGCACCATTGTGCAGACTCATCCCACCTTTCACCTCTGAAGATTAGGTTCCCAAGCTCCTGTCCAGTTCTGGCTCATTCTCACCCTTGGGTGGGTTTGGAGGGAGTCAGAGAGGATATAGATCCTGAGTCTTAGCAACATGCGGGCtgtttgggaggtggggaggtggaaGATGTGTGAAAAGAGTAGGAATTAACCTGAGATTTGTCCTGGGAGAAGAGGAATAGGGCAGAAATTCTAGACACACTCTCTCAGAGCAGTACTGGGCACAGAGACACTTGTTCAACACTATTTCTTCAGGAAGGCTGGATATATTCACCCTCTTAGGGAAGATGGACACAATGATACTTAAACCCTCAAGAGGGGCCAAACATAGATCCTCTGAGAGGGAATGGACAAATAAACCCCTTCTAAGGGATTGACACAGACTCCCCTCCTCAGACACAGACCAGCCCAGAGAGGTCCAGTTAGACAGACCCTCCCCACTAAGAGGAGTCAAACATGCAATACCCCAAGAGTTAGGTACATAGACCTTTCCACCACAAACTATCAAACAGATTCCTTCTAGTGGGACCCAAACACACAGATACTTCTAGGGGGTCTGAATACACAGAAATCTCCAGTTATAGGATACATAGCTACTGTCTAATACACAGAGAGGCCTGAACATACTGATGCTTTAAGTGGAACATgcgatagaacactggacctggaaccagaaggacctgaattcaaatctgacactTATCACCTGTCTGATCACctgatttctgtttttctcagtttcctcgactataaaatagagacaacacccacatcacagggttgttgtgaagatcaaatgaaatattgtttGTAAGGTGCTTAATACAATTCcttgcacattgtaggcacttaatttcccttcctcttttcccccctccccactaagAGGCTCAGACACACAGATACCCCATAGTAGGGCTTCATAGAGACTTCATAGAGGTTGTACCATGAGACCAAGGCTAGGGTCCTGAAGGGGAGCAGCTGAACAAGATATCTTTCCTAAATTCCCAGATCCCAGGTGAGAGGGGTATAGGCCAAGTCTGTTTACTGTCTCAGAAGTGACCCTGATAAGGGGCAGGCTTTCATGGAGCTTGGGACTTTTCCcagagccaatttttttttcaattcctccATGAAACTTCATTCTTAAAGGCCAAGGTAGAGGTCAGAGGGTATCTAATTCTTACTCTGGATGCCAAGCTGGGGTGCAAGAAAAGGAATTATGAAGGATTAGGGGATTTATGGCTTTGGATTTCATAAATTTCTCCCTTAACCCATTATCATTGTCTAGAGGCCCTATGCATGCCTGGGCGGTTGAGAAAGATTTGGATTAGACTCTAGAATGGAATTTATTAAAGAGCATTCGGCACATACaaagagggaagggtttggagAAAGGTATTGCCTGCTGGGGGCAGAAGGATGGAGGAGACTGCGTTTTTAACCCCCTCCTAGTGCACCATCCTGTGTGAGTCAGCCACCAGGTTCCTAATCTCCTGGATTTTGGTTTGGatatcatgcttttttttttttgtcccaacTGAGATGCTCAGGTGTCCATGGGTCAGGATAAAAGGAGCACCTCTTGGTGGAAGGAAGCCCAGAGCTGGTGggtagaggggaagaagagaaaagtaagGGGATAGAAGGCTGGTGGGAAGGTAGGGCAGAGCCTGAGAAGTGGGGCAGGGGAACTAGGTGAGTCTGGGAAGATGTCAGTGTGAGgttaaaggaggaaaggagatttgttttgttttgaggatgAGTAGCCTAAAGGCAGAGAAATTGAAAAGGAAGTAGAGAATCATTAAAACATGGTAGACAACAGactgaagagagcagaaggaagttcagaaggggacaaaGACAATCTGAGCAGGGTTAGTTGTCTGTATTAAATTTAATGCATATATGGCCTTTTAATCAAGGGGCTGAGATGGAAGTCTGTAGGATGGGGCACACATCACCAACATGTTCTAATCTATGGACCTTCAGGAGCTTTAATCATTCCAGAAAAagacatttcctttctttctcttgtcttgaaggaaaaggagagcagAAATCTTGTGAAGAATGGAAGGTGAACAATGTCCTCAGAAGAGAATGTGACCACTCCCTGGCAATGAATGAGATAAATTGCAACCTTGATGTAGTGTGGAGTTGACCAAGCTACCACTGGGACCCCACCACCTCCAACAGTCTACATGAggtgaaacagagagagagagagagagagagagagagacagagagagaaggaaagacagagagacaaagaaagaggggaatgagaggaagagagagagaaagagacagagaaaaataaaggagagagagaaacagagagggggagagagagagagaaggaaagacagagagacaaagaaagaggggaatgagaggaagagagagagatagagacagaaaaataaaggggagacacacacacacacacacacacacacacaca
It includes:
- the KRT18 gene encoding keratin, type I cytoskeletal 18 produces the protein MSFTTRSTTFSTNYRSLGSVQAPSHRIRPASSAASVYAGAGGSGSRISTARTTSFRGNWGTGGLVGIGGIQGEKETMQDLNDRLASYLERVRSLETENRKLEGKIREHMDKKGPQTREWGHYFKTIEDLRAQIYASSVDNARIVLQIDNARLAADDFRVKYEAELAMRQSVENDIHGLRKVIDDTNVTRLQLETEIETLKEELIFMKKNHEEEVNSLQAQIAGSGLTVEVDSPKSQDLSKVMADIRAQYDALAQKNREELDKYWSQQIEESTVAINTRSEEVEAARNTVTELKRTVQSLEIDLDSLRNLKTSLEDSLREVETRYAIQMEQINTALLHLEAELGQTRTEGQRQAQEYEALLNIKVKLEAEINTYRNLLENGEDFNLVHALDSSSSSLHKTSTRRTVDGKVVAETNDTKVLRR